DNA from Arthrobacter sp. FW305-BF8:
TGGCGCCAGGAGCGCGACCGCATGTTCGGCACTCATGCTGCGTCGGCCCTGACGGCCGAGGCCAAGGCGTCCTTCTACGGGCTCAAAACGGCGGACTATGATCCCATCTACCGCTTTTACGTACCCCTGACCAAGGAAGGGGCCGGGCGGGAAATGACCGTGGAAACTGGGACGGACGGGCTGGTCAGGTTTGTCCGGCTGGGAACATTCGACCTTCCCGAGATGGGGCAGCTGGCCGTGTGGAAACTGATGGGCTACGGCGGCGGGATCTTCGTTCCGTTCCGCGACGCCACCGCCGGAAAGCCCGGCGGAAGCTATGGTGCCGGCCGCTACCTTCTG
Protein-coding regions in this window:
- a CDS encoding DUF1684 domain-containing protein, with translation MAEHELDAAEQTLAGMSAVDIADWRLRTFALYDTVRKIAADSPEEAHAYWRQERDRMFGTHAASALTAEAKASFYGLKTADYDPIYRFYVPLTKEGAGREMTVETGTDGLVRFVRLGTFDLPEMGQLAVWKLMGYGGGIFVPFRDATAGKPGGSYGAGRYLLDTIKGAFHGVRGSGPDAQYVLDFNFAYNPSCAYNEAWACPLAGPANRLAVEIPVGELY